Proteins from one Pseudobdellovibrionaceae bacterium genomic window:
- the hpt gene encoding hypoxanthine phosphoribosyltransferase: protein MQNLKISPYISAEKIQAKISELGEALTKKFDGKDVVAVCVLKGSFMFYSDLIRKIRTDVTCEFFGVSSYTGTSSSGEVKVTLDLTHPIEGKHVLLVEDIVDTGLTMNYLKSTLGARKPASLTTVTLLEKPDALKVPCEVDFVGFKIPNDFVVGYGLDYQGQYRNLPYIAQVQDLQ from the coding sequence ATGCAAAACCTGAAAATCTCTCCGTACATCAGTGCCGAAAAAATCCAGGCGAAAATCAGCGAGCTGGGCGAAGCCCTCACTAAAAAATTCGACGGCAAAGATGTCGTCGCGGTCTGCGTGCTCAAAGGCTCGTTCATGTTCTACTCGGATCTGATCCGTAAGATTCGCACCGATGTGACCTGTGAGTTTTTCGGAGTTTCGAGCTACACCGGCACGAGCTCTTCGGGTGAAGTGAAAGTGACCTTGGATCTGACCCATCCCATCGAGGGCAAACACGTTCTGCTCGTCGAAGACATCGTCGACACGGGCCTGACCATGAACTACCTGAAGTCGACTCTCGGTGCGCGTAAGCCCGCTTCGCTCACGACCGTCACGCTCTTGGAAAAACCCGACGCTTTGAAAGTCCCCTGCGAAGTGGATTTCGTCGGCTTCAAAATCCCCAACGACTTCGTCGTCGGCTACGGCCTGGACTACCAAGGCCAATACCGCAACCTGCCTTACATCGCGCAAGTCCAAGACCTCCAGTAG